The Euleptes europaea isolate rEulEur1 chromosome 2, rEulEur1.hap1, whole genome shotgun sequence genome has a segment encoding these proteins:
- the MPND gene encoding MPN domain-containing protein — MAAVLDAESFGGEECLEEDEEELEAGLEDPESEPAGKFIPGGRGCCILTRRGITLRVLLKDGLIEPGAGVLSIYYLGKKFLGDLLTDGKIVWQETGQVFNSPSAWATYCKKLVNPAKKSGCGWASVKYKGQKLDQYKAVWLKKYQPNAPPAEEGLVSEGEEEELADDEEEETKGVKSSVSESMLARKLEEKNRKHPSKSPAESVGTDNGKRLESKNCVPVRYCSLGSRDSARNPHTLVEVTSFAALNKFQPFNVAISSNVLLLVDFHSHLTKSEVVGYLGGRWDINSQLLTVLRAFPCRSRLGDAETAAAVEEEICQNLFMRGLSLVGWFHSHPFSHALPSLQDIDTQMDYQLRLQGTNNSFQPCLALICGPYYPGNQGMESKISPFWVMPPPEQRPYDYGIPMEVEVTYIQDGFLTNDVLHEMMLLVEFYKGAPDLVKFQETWGPEQTYLDKLKASLAARMPKDQGFGHVLDQVYSLLKNSS, encoded by the exons ATGGCGGCAG TTCTGGATGCGGAATCCTTCGGGGGCGAGGAATGTCTGGAAGAGGACGAGGAGGAGCTGGAGGCTGGCCTGGAAGACCCTGAGAGCGAGCCGGCGGGGAAGTTCATTCCGGGCGGACGTGGCTGCTGCATCCTGACCCGCCGTGGGATCACCTTGCGGGTGCTGCTGAAAGATGGCCTGATCGAGCCGGGAGCAGGGGTGCTCTCGATTTACTACCTG GGGAAGAAATTCTTGGGTGACCTGCTGACGGACGGGAAGATCGTCTGGCAGGAGACGGGCCAGGTGTTCAATTCACCGAGTGCCTGGGCGACGTACTGCAAGAAGCTGGTCAACCCGGCCAAGAAATCTGGGTGCGGCTGGGCATCTGTCAAGTACAAGGGGCAGAAGTTGGACCAGTACAAAGCCGTCTGGTTGAAGAAGTACCAGCCCAACGCCCCCCCTGCAGAGGAG GGCTTGGTGagtgaaggagaggaggaggaacttgctgacgatgaagaagaagaaaccaaAGGGGTTAAATCCTCCGTCTCGGAGTCCATGCTGGCCAGGAAGCTGGAGGAGAAAAACCGGAAGCATCCCAGCAAAAGTCCGGCAGAATCGGTTGGAACAG ATAACGGAAAGAGGCTGGAGAGCAAGAATTGTGTCCCTGTACGCTACTGCAGTCTGGGGAGTCGGGATTCGGCCAG GAATCCCCACACCCTGGTAGAAGTGACGTCCTTCGCGGCCCTGAACAAATTCCAGCCGTTCAACGTCGCCATTTCCAGCAACGTCCTCCTACTCGTG GATTTCCATAGCCACTTAACCAAGAGTGAGGTGGTTGGCTACCTGGGCGGCCGATGGGATATCAACAGCCAGT TACTGACGGTGCTGAGGGCCTTCCCTTGCCGGTCGCGCCTCGGAGACGCGGAGACGGCGGCTGCCGTGGAGGAGGAG ATCTGCCAAAACCTCTTTATGCGCGGGCTCTCCCTGGTAGGGTGGTTCCACAGTCACCCCTTCAGCCACGCTCTGCCGTCTCTCCAGGACATAGACACTCAAATGGATTATCAGCTCAGGTTGCAAGGAACCAACAACAGTTTCCAACCCTGCCTGGCTCTCATTTGTG GTCCTTACTACCCTGGCAACCAAGGCATGGAGTCAAAGATCTCGCCCTTCTGGGTCATGCCCCCTCCAGAG CAAAGACCTTATGATTATGGGATCCCCATGGAAGTGGAAGTCACTTACATCCAGGATGGCTTTCTGACCAACGACGTTCTTCATGAGATG ATGCTGCTGGTGGAATTTTACAAAGGAGCCCCTGATCTGGTGAAGTTTCAAGAGACGTGGGGCCCGGAACAGACATATCTGGATAAGCTAAAG GCCTCCTTAGCTGCCCGCATGCCCAAGGATCAAGGATTTGGACACGTCCTGGACCAGGTCTACAGCCTCCTCAAGAACAGCAgctga